The sequence agaaaaaattaacaaaataaaaaaatacaattaaaaaattaaaaatagggcacctgagcggctcagttggttgggtatccgactttagctcagttcatgatctcatggtttgtgggttcaggccccacaagggctgttctgacagctcagagcctggagcctgcttcaggttctgtgtctccctctctctctgcccttgccctactcatgctctgtctctctatctcaaaaataaaataaacattaaaaaaataaaaacaaaccacaacatCAAATAAAGGAGCTACATCCTAgtagtgttttggttttcttgttgaaagaagcttgatagaatagagaaaaaggggaaagagaaggaataaaggaaaaaaagtaagaaaaaatttttaattaaaaaattgtataataaaatagaataaaatggggctcctgggtggctcagttgattaagcgaccaacttcggctcaggtcacaatcttgcagtttgtgagtgtgagccccatgtcagactctgtgctgacagcttggagcctggagcctacttcagattctatttctccccctctctctctactcctcccttgctcacgctctgtgtctctctctcaataataaataaatgtttaaaaaatagaataaaatgaaataaagaaaatgaaatggaattaaaaattcaaaaaataaaataaagtaaaaaataataaaaaattaaaatttaaaaaagaaaataaaaataaaattttctatttctgtatccaagaaaaagaaaagaaagggaaaaaacaatttaaaccaaaacagaagcaaaaaaaaaacacctaagaaaacaaatgaaccagcaaacagaatgaaacctaaataaagttaaattcaGTTTCCCCTAGAATTGAAACTATGAAGCTCTCTATAGTTCATATATCAAGCAGGTGGAGGGACTTGTGCTTGTTTTCTGAATGTCTTGGAGGGCACAGTTGGATGGGGCTTGGAtaaacagctctgttctccactagatggttcTGCTTAGCTTCCTGGGATAGATCAGTGTGGTGCACATgcccatgcatgtgcatgtgcatgcatgtgtacatggGAAAGGTGGAAGTGGCTTCTCtcagctccctagtctctggcatGGGAACTTCCTGCTCTCATCAACCCACCATAAAGCAGCCCTTCTTTGTGTCAGGACTCCATCCACTCCCCAACTCTATCTTATTCCTGTCCAAGCCATCTGCCTACCAGGTGGcacctccagagttttatctcagatggtgttgtgtttcaaaactccatacttcagagacccctgcagCTTAGACCCATGCTGGTTCTCCGGGgaagggtcttgctgagcaatgtCTTGTGCTGTTGCCCAGTGGTAGAGGGTCAGAGATTATGGCATAGCACAACACACAGTCGGTGCCTGGTTTCACCACACTCTGGCTTCTtcgtcccaataccagcaaacctGGCTGCTTTCAGGGGTCCCCTGGGacttttgcctgtggggaggccatatggcctcaaccaaatgcactccaagcaggaaAACCACTCCTCCCTTCATGGCAAGTGGACCCCTCACACCACACAAACTGAAACCTGAGGATTCACCatacttcctcaccagagcactgccagacACTGaattctaaaacttcagactctgcactcctgGGAGAAGTGAaaccccctcctttctccccatcagtGGCTTTGGGGAACAGATCTCTTGTTCAATCACCTGCAAGTGTTttcacttgttctctttctttctctccaactaCTTTCAGGGAGTGTTTTTCCTACACTCTCCTGATGCACCACactctcccccattctctgtcctctcttccccAAAACACCTCCCTacctctgtggcttttctctccctcagttcacctctccacaccacgCACTTCCAAgctctgtggctcaagttatgcagatttttgtgctatcctcagatcaatttcctaggtgtacAAAATTGTTTTGTGTGAATCTAGGTAACTTTCAGGGACAAAACAACCtgagggtctccatgctgctctgtCATCTTAACTGTAAAGAAAGTAGTTTTATGAGTCCTCTGGAaattgggtattttttttctatcagcatttaaatgaaaataaataaattcaagtttATGTGGGAAGCCagaatttacttttaatatttaactgTAAGATGAGTGACAATATATGGTATGGAATAGAACTATTAACATGTGGTAGGCCTGTGCCCCAAACTAATCCTCAATTTTTATGAGATAATCCATAAAATATGCCAGCTACTTAATGATACTCTAATCATAGGATCAGTGGAAACAAGTCCAGATCATAATGAGATTCATGACATATTAAGGTAAGCCTTATTTTTGCTCTTCATTGGTTTTAGCAtcatggaaaagagaagaatatttcCAGGGAAAGGTTTTTCACTGGGATAAATATCCTGCACCTGCCTGTTGCCTTACAGACTTCTTTATTGCTATCTGTAGATCTGCTTCTCACCTCCTCATGCTGCCTACATCCTATTAGTCATGGCAGAGGAGTAGTTGCAGTAGATGTGGTGGTGGTTTAAGTAAAGCTCATGAGTCATTCAGAGTCTCAGCAAGAGACAAAAGGTACACACAAATGAGAGTCTCAGGAGAATTTAATGAAGTTGCCATTAACTGGCTTGTAGTTGgggtgaaggaaacaaaaatggatGTTGAAAAAAATAGTGGAGACCAACATAATGACTTGATTGTGTTCTTGTCCAACATAAGGgagagaagattttaaaaatattcttgggtAAAACCATACAAGCTATAGCTATTGCAGATGGGCTACGTGGCAAATGCTTCATTGGCACATCCAGCCAGAACCCCAATGTCAAAGTGGGCTAGGAGAAGAATAAATAACTGAAACTCTCTTCTTGCACTCAAATCTCCTGCCAGTGATTCCTATTGGTACAACCtaaactggtgctgggaaaaaagGAGCCCAGTTTCCACAGTATATGAGCTTAAGACCTTTAGGGTATAGAACACTGCAGAAAGGGTGGATAGATCTGGAAAGGCAAATGGAACAAAAGATAGATTCTTGTGTGCatctatatttctctttctctcactctctctctgtctctcattctctctctgtctctgtctctgtctgtctctctctctctcctcctcataTCTGCCTACTCATCTGTATCCTTTGAGTTATATTTATCCAGGTTTGGTCATATGGCCCTGTTCTATCCCAAGCCACATCATAGACTGATTGGGCTTTGCTCATCTGAAGTATTTTCTATTCCTCCCTCTGCAGGCACATTATTGGAATGACACCTGTTCACACAGACAGACGTTGCTCCTAAGGAATGGTTATCAAGAAACAAACATGATCTATAACTCAAGTTatagatcatttatttctttggttgtgtgtgagtgtgcttttgttattatattacattttaatttaggaGAGAGATATAAATATTATAGTCTAGTTTTTATTCCATTTGGTTGTTTTGGTAGAAAGTCTTTCCTATTCTCAAATTTATCCAGCTCTTATCAATATTTTGGAGCTACTgtgaatattttgttgttgttgttgttgttttcagatgGTTTTACAATGTGAAAAAGATATCTCAAAGGCATTCACTTTTCCCATCATATTTGAAATTAGCTGAAGTTCATGTACATCATGGAGAAGGTCTCtggtgctttgttttcttttctaagctCAAACAAAACACCTTTTGGAAGCCTGCCCTAAGTTCTTTAGTCCTAAGTGCATAAACCATAGGGTTGAGGGAAGGGGGGATGATGTTGTGCAGCACATTGAGTAGAACTGGAACCAAAGGGGCCTTAGTTTCTGCCAGATGAGTTGCTGAAATCACTACAACAACAGTGTAGAAGAATAGGATAAGGATCAGATGGGAGCTACAAGTGCTCAGAGCTTTGGAGGCAGCTTCAGCAGAATTCAGTTTAAGTACAGAGCGCAGAATCAAAATGTATGACAATAGTATAAGACCTAGGTCACTCCCCATTACAAGCCATGCCAGAACCAATTGGCAGATGCTGTTTGGCCTCCTGTCATCACAAGCCAGGCTGGTGACCCCAAGATTAGAGCACAGGCAGTGCTCAATCTCATTCCTGGAACAATAATTACGCTGGGCTGCTAGCACTGGCACTGGAAGGGAAAACAAACTGTTTCTTAGTACCATGAGCACAGTAGCTCTTAAGATTAAGGCCTTGGTGACAATTGATGGGTAGCGAAGAGGGTGACAAATAGCTATGTATCTATCAAAAGCCATGCAGAGGAAGATACCAGACTCCATGCCCACAAAGCAGTGAATGGCATAGATCTGAGCAAAACACTCAGGAAGGCTGATGACCTTGGCATCAAACCAGAAGATGGCCAGGATCTTGGGCATGATGGTGGTGGCCAGACCCATGTCCACCACAGAGAGGATGCCTAGGAAAGAGTACATAGGCTGCTGAAGAGCAGGGTCCTGGCAGATGGTGACAAGGATGAGGATATTAGCACCAATTGCTGAGAGGTAGAGTATTGCCAATGGTAAGGAGAGCCAGTGTTGCCAGCTGTGAATGCCTGGGAGTCCCATCAGGATGAACTCAGACACCTGGAAGTTGGAGCTATTAGAGCCTTTCAGAGATGCAGACATTGtttcctaagagaaaaaaaaaagatgggtttCAACGTTGCTTTCTTTGAGCCATATTATCATCAAACGTTATTTTTAACCTATCTCCACGTCGCATAGTTGGTGCTGTAACCAAATGAACTCTGTTGTACATCCCTTACTGTAATTGAAGATAAAGTACCATGAAGTTCTGGGGGTTTCAGAGTAGAAATTAAACTTATAAGGAGCAATTATCACGGTTGACTATTGAGGGACAATGCAGCATGCGTCTCACATCTCCATTTGCCTTATCCCCAGTTATCTCAATTTAGGACCATCACATACATaggattctacttttttttctttttgaattttctttatttcctcagaAATCTTGTGGAATCAAGTggatgtgtttgttttcttcatatttgtcTCAATATTACTTCAGGTTTTTATTAATTAACAACacggaaaattttttaaaatacagaaatatggaGATGAAATTTTCTAGCTGTACTATTCAGGTTGTTATAGAAGtccatttatgttttatatagcCTCCTCAAATATTATACCACAGACTATAAAGATTTTCACGCATAAGTATGGTGCAAATTGGaagataaataactttaaaattttttttaatgtttatttattattttgagaaagacagagtgtgagcagggaaggggcagagagagagtgagacagggaaTCCGAAGaaggttccagactctgaactgtcagcacagagtccaattcTTGGCCCGGACTGGACTCACTaaccgcaagatcctgacctgagctgaagttggatgcttaaccaactgagacacccaggcacccctaactattttttttaatattctgatttGTATGGACTtctgaaaaattcagaaaaggatAGCTTGGAAAGCTAAATGATCATGACTGAATTTGTTGATTTAAGTAGTGACTTAATAGAGACaaaccatagattttttttctagtgtagTCCTAAAGAATCTATAAAGGCATATAAATACAAGAGTTAGGCACTGGTAGTAAgatgattttgattttattaacaAACAAGAATTACTTGCCCATATGTTGAAGAAACTGCAATTGTATGTTCAGATTCATGTTCAAAACTAGACTCATCTTTCTTCAGAAGCTGGtgtttttcatgtactttttattctgttcagGAGCCCAACCAGCCAAGCCTTAAATAACAAGCAAGCCTTTCCTTTTGGCCAACAATTGCTCCCTTGTCCTGTGGTTTCTTCCCCTACTTCATCATGCAGCCTTTCTCCTCAGCAATGCTACTTCTGAGTCTTACCTGGTCACTTGTGCCTCTACTCATGCTTCCTTCTTTTGCTCAGCCATCTGATCTTCCTAAAACTTGTATTCCCTTGCTTAGAATGATCCATGCCTTCACCCTTTCTTTCAAATAGTTTAAATTCTTTTATAGCACAAAAGGCAGTTGTGGATTTATTCTTCATATAATTACCTTTAAATATAGAAGGACatatctgaaagaaattaaaattctcttgTGTTAACACCAACAAGAGAAGATCATGTCAGCAACtagatgtattttttcttcagaaatgtcTTGCCACCTGTAAGTTTGGGTAAACATGTACCCCTTAATCTTGGGGAAAATCTTCCTTCTTTAACAGTAACGTAATTTGGTAAACACTAAAATCATCTACATGTGTTCACAGCAAATTTTaaccaaacaaacacaaaagaggcTTGAAGATGAAGCTACTTTGACTCTGGACTTTTAGATCAGAACTCCTGAGGAGTTCAGCTTCATAGCTCCATCTTGAGAACTTGGACGTGTGACCCACTTGACTGTATGGGGTCTGGtatttttgccaaatatttattattatatatcctCATATCAAAGACACAGCCTTGTATCTTTGATGTTTTCT is a genomic window of Acinonyx jubatus isolate Ajub_Pintada_27869175 chromosome D1, VMU_Ajub_asm_v1.0, whole genome shotgun sequence containing:
- the LOC106977788 gene encoding olfactory receptor 56B1; translated protein: MSASLKGSNSSNFQVSEFILMGLPGIHSWQHWLSLPLAILYLSAIGANILILVTICQDPALQQPMYSFLGILSVVDMGLATTIMPKILAIFWFDAKVISLPECFAQIYAIHCFVGMESGIFLCMAFDRYIAICHPLRYPSIVTKALILRATVLMVLRNSLFSLPVPVLAAQRNYCSRNEIEHCLCSNLGVTSLACDDRRPNSICQLVLAWLVMGSDLGLILLSYILILRSVLKLNSAEAASKALSTCSSHLILILFFYTVVVVISATHLAETKAPLVPVLLNVLHNIIPPSLNPMVYALRTKELRAGFQKVFCLSLEKKTKHQRPSP